In Neovison vison isolate M4711 chromosome 11, ASM_NN_V1, whole genome shotgun sequence, one genomic interval encodes:
- the LOC122890482 gene encoding 60S ribosomal protein L7-like: MLRKARRKLIYEKAKHYHKEYRQMYRTEIRMARMARKAGNFYVPAEPKLAFVIRIRGINGVSPKVRKVLQLLRLRQIFNDTFVKLNKASVNMLRIVEPYIAWGYPNLKSVNELIYKRGYGKINKKRIALTDNTLIGRSLGKYGIICMEDLIHEIYTVGKCFKEANNFLWPFKLSFPRGGMKKKITHFVEGGDAGNREDQINRLIRRMN, translated from the coding sequence ATGCTTCGAAAGGCAAGGAGGAAGCTTATCTATGAGAAAGCCAAGCATTACCACAAGGAGTACAGACAGATGTACAGGACCGAGATTCGGATGGCGAGGATGGCGAGAAAAGCTGGCAACTTCTACGTACCTGCAGAACCCAAGTTGGCGTTTGTCATCAGGATCAGAGGCATCAATGGTGTGAGCCCAAAGGTTCGAAAGGTGTTGCAGCTCCTTCGCCTTCGTCAAATCTTCAATGACACCTTTGTTAAGCTCAATAAGGCTTCAGTTAACATGTTAAGGATTGTGGAACCATATATAGCATGGGGGTACCCTAACCTGAAGTCAGTGAATGAATTGATCTATAAGCGTGGTTATGGCAAAATCAACAAGAAGCGAATTGCCCTGACAGATAACACATTGATTGGCCGATCTCTTGGTAAATATGGCATCATCTGCATGGAGGATCTGATTCACGAGATCTATACTGTTGGAAAATGTTTCAAAGAGGCAAACAACTTTTTATGGCCCTTCAAATTATCTTTTCCACGAGGGGGGATGAAGAAAAAGATCACCCATTTTGTGGAAGGTGGAGATGCTGGCAACAGGGAAGACCAGATCAATAGGCTTATTCGAAGAATGAACTAA